Proteins from a genomic interval of Kribbella aluminosa:
- a CDS encoding carbohydrate ABC transporter permease, protein MAQVLEAGSVVDTQTVGRRTAARLTLPTLLTLTAIVTIVPFAAMVLVAFAPPSGQTFPGALNPAHFTLENFRNVLSSSDIPRWTVNSLLYSLVSVACVLLFASMAGYAFAKKKFPGREIMFWAFLATLMVPFQATLIPTYILVANLNWVDSYWGLIVPTLANSQAVFLMRQFILQLPDELFEAAEIDGAGEWRIFTMIVMPLIRPVLATLGIFVFLWHWNDFLWPLVIGQSGKMQTLTVGLATLQGQAVPINQIMAGATITVVPSLLVFGLLQRYLTDSIAMSGLKA, encoded by the coding sequence ATGGCTCAGGTACTCGAGGCCGGCTCGGTGGTCGACACGCAGACCGTGGGTCGGCGTACGGCGGCCCGGCTGACCTTGCCGACCCTGCTGACGCTGACCGCGATCGTGACCATCGTGCCGTTCGCGGCGATGGTGCTGGTCGCGTTCGCGCCACCGAGCGGGCAGACGTTTCCAGGCGCGCTGAACCCGGCACACTTCACGCTGGAGAACTTCCGGAACGTGCTGTCCAGCTCGGACATCCCACGCTGGACGGTGAACTCGCTGCTGTACTCACTGGTGTCGGTGGCGTGCGTACTGCTGTTCGCGTCGATGGCCGGGTACGCCTTCGCGAAGAAGAAGTTCCCCGGCCGGGAGATCATGTTCTGGGCGTTCCTCGCGACCTTGATGGTCCCGTTCCAGGCGACGCTGATCCCGACGTACATCCTGGTCGCGAACCTGAACTGGGTGGACAGCTACTGGGGCTTGATCGTCCCGACGCTGGCGAACTCGCAGGCCGTCTTCCTGATGCGCCAGTTCATCCTGCAACTTCCCGACGAACTCTTCGAGGCCGCCGAGATCGACGGCGCCGGCGAGTGGCGCATCTTCACGATGATCGTGATGCCGCTGATCCGCCCCGTCCTGGCCACCTTGGGAATCTTCGTCTTCCTCTGGCACTGGAACGACTTCCTCTGGCCGCTGGTCATCGGCCAGTCCGGCAAGATGCAGACCCTCACGGTCGGCCTCGCCACCCTCCAAGGCCAAGCCGTCCCCATCAACCAGATCATGGCCGGGGCCACCATCACAGTCGTCCCCAGCCTCCTGGTCTTCGGCCTCCTCCAGCGCTACCTGACCGACAGCATCGCCATGTCCGGCCTGAAGGCCTAA
- a CDS encoding Cmx/CmrA family chloramphenicol efflux MFS transporter — protein sequence MPFVLYLLSLAVFAQATSEFMLSGLGPDIARDLGVSIPAAGWLTSAFALGMVVGAPAIAVLGARWPRRRTLLATLTVFLAVHVVGALTSSFAVLLTTRVLAAFANAGFLAIALATATGLVRPDAKGRATSVLLGGTTLACIVGVPAGAVLGRYLGWRSAFWAVALISLPALIGILRSVPTRATGQASPARISIRPRLAVLLLLGALVNGATFCSFTYLSPVLTEVTGIGVGWVPPMLALFGLGAFAGVTVAGRYADKRDHRLVLVAGGILLLGWCAFALTAAYVVPSVVLVLVQGALSFAVGSTLIAYALYAGSEYPVLSGGLATAALNVGAAAGPVLGGLAIGVSGFRGPLWVSATLVGAALLVGGSIRIAGREGPG from the coding sequence CTGCCTTTCGTGCTGTATCTGCTCAGCCTGGCCGTTTTCGCCCAGGCGACCTCCGAGTTCATGCTCTCCGGGCTCGGCCCGGACATCGCCCGGGACCTGGGCGTCTCGATCCCGGCGGCGGGCTGGCTGACGTCCGCGTTCGCGCTCGGGATGGTCGTCGGCGCCCCGGCGATCGCGGTCCTCGGCGCCCGCTGGCCGCGCCGCCGGACGCTGCTGGCGACACTGACCGTCTTCCTCGCGGTCCACGTGGTCGGCGCGCTCACCAGCAGCTTCGCCGTACTGCTCACCACCCGGGTCCTGGCCGCATTCGCGAACGCGGGCTTCCTCGCGATCGCGCTCGCCACCGCGACCGGCCTGGTCCGCCCGGACGCCAAGGGCCGCGCGACCTCCGTCCTGCTCGGCGGTACGACGCTTGCCTGCATCGTCGGCGTACCCGCGGGTGCCGTACTCGGCCGCTACCTCGGCTGGCGGTCCGCCTTCTGGGCGGTCGCGCTGATCTCACTGCCGGCGCTGATCGGGATCCTCCGCTCGGTCCCCACGCGTGCAACGGGGCAGGCGTCTCCAGCCAGGATCAGCATCCGGCCGCGGCTCGCCGTACTGCTGCTGCTCGGGGCGCTGGTGAACGGCGCTACGTTCTGCTCGTTCACGTACCTGTCGCCGGTGCTCACCGAGGTGACCGGGATCGGCGTCGGCTGGGTGCCGCCGATGCTCGCGTTGTTCGGCCTCGGCGCGTTCGCGGGGGTGACCGTCGCCGGGCGGTACGCCGACAAGCGCGATCACCGGCTCGTACTCGTTGCCGGAGGCATCCTGCTGCTCGGCTGGTGCGCGTTCGCGCTCACCGCGGCGTACGTCGTACCGTCCGTCGTTCTGGTCCTCGTGCAAGGGGCGCTGTCCTTCGCGGTCGGCTCGACGCTGATCGCGTACGCCCTCTACGCCGGGTCGGAGTACCCGGTGCTGAGCGGTGGTCTGGCCACCGCCGCACTGAACGTCGGCGCCGCCGCCGGGCCGGTGCTGGGCGGCCTCGCGATCGGCGTCTCCGGGTTCCGCGGGCCGCTGTGGGTGAGCGCGACCCTGGTGGGCGCGGCGCTGCTCGTCGGCGGCTCCATTAGAATTGCTGGTCGCGAGGGGCCCGGGTGA
- a CDS encoding response regulator yields MSSRRVVVVDDHDMFRAGVRSEIGTSVDIVGEGSDVDTAVKAIVGTEPDVVLLDVHLPGGGGTEVMKQVHQRHPDIKFLALSVSDAAEDVIGVIRAGARGYVTKNISGAELVDAINRVAEGDAVFSPRLAGFVLDAFSGAIDIASVDEDLDRLSQREREVLRLIARGYAYKEVARELFISVKTVETHVSSVLRKLQLSNRHELTRWATDRRLV; encoded by the coding sequence ATGAGCAGCAGGCGGGTTGTCGTCGTCGACGATCACGACATGTTCCGGGCCGGGGTACGCAGCGAGATCGGTACGTCGGTCGACATCGTCGGGGAGGGGTCCGACGTCGACACCGCGGTGAAGGCGATCGTCGGCACCGAGCCCGACGTCGTACTGCTCGACGTGCACCTGCCGGGCGGCGGCGGCACCGAGGTGATGAAGCAGGTGCACCAGCGGCACCCGGACATCAAGTTCCTGGCGCTGTCGGTGTCCGACGCCGCCGAGGACGTGATCGGCGTGATCCGGGCCGGCGCCCGCGGGTATGTGACCAAGAACATCTCCGGCGCCGAGCTGGTGGACGCGATCAACCGGGTCGCCGAGGGTGACGCGGTGTTCTCGCCGCGGCTGGCGGGCTTCGTACTGGACGCGTTCTCCGGCGCGATCGACATCGCCTCGGTGGACGAGGACCTCGACCGGCTGTCGCAGCGCGAACGCGAGGTGTTGCGGCTGATCGCCCGCGGGTACGCGTACAAGGAGGTCGCGCGCGAGCTGTTCATCTCGGTGAAGACCGTGGAGACGCACGTCTCGTCCGTACTGCGGAAACTCCAGCTCTCGAACCGCCACGAGCTGACCCGCTGGGCCACGGACCGCCGCCTGGTGTGA
- a CDS encoding ATP-binding protein: protein MSQPAAAPPGGPSDSEGRPEPTPGQNQDQWRYKGWGPQGPGQYQGPYAAYAARMGAQAGAPSGPGGVGAAGGVGGWGGAVGAGQPQAGLGAPSAADGPRRAYRRTDGRVIAGVAGGIADHLGISDTVVRLVLIATTVSGGFGLLIYAALWFLMPLAPERVPGAPGLAAHTRSGMRSDEPPAPVTEAKQRKREKSRGQLPALVAIGIGLLILLQVAGFGIAGKLFWPLVFAATGLALIWRQADESQKDKWAQDIRVPILGLVLGKGGWKSLVRIAVGLVLLGTAVTLFLVQNGRLSMVGDVLIALLLAVVGIGVIAGPWVHRLTRDLNSERAERVRSQERADMAAHLHDSVLQTLALIQKQADDPKAVARLARSQERELRSWLYDEEHDADQTIVGAAKQAAAEVEDSHGVPIEVVTVGDCDLSEPLASMVRAARESMVNAAKHSGAAKIDVFVEVDGDRVEMFVRDRGKGFEVDEVPDDRLGLRHSVMGRMERHGGRATVRSDAETGTEVRLEMDR, encoded by the coding sequence ATGAGCCAGCCAGCAGCAGCGCCGCCGGGCGGCCCCTCCGACAGCGAGGGCCGGCCTGAGCCCACGCCTGGGCAGAACCAGGACCAGTGGCGCTACAAAGGCTGGGGCCCCCAAGGCCCAGGCCAGTACCAAGGCCCGTACGCGGCATATGCCGCCCGCATGGGCGCCCAAGCCGGTGCACCAAGTGGTCCGGGTGGAGTGGGTGCTGCCGGTGGTGTTGGTGGTTGGGGTGGGGCTGTTGGTGCTGGGCAGCCGCAGGCGGGGTTGGGGGCGCCGTCGGCGGCGGACGGGCCGCGGCGGGCTTATCGGCGTACCGACGGGCGGGTGATCGCGGGTGTTGCCGGGGGGATTGCGGATCACCTGGGGATCTCGGACACCGTCGTACGGCTCGTGCTGATCGCGACCACGGTCTCGGGCGGCTTCGGCCTACTGATCTACGCGGCTTTGTGGTTCCTGATGCCACTCGCACCGGAGCGGGTGCCGGGCGCACCAGGACTGGCCGCGCACACGCGCAGCGGCATGCGGAGCGACGAGCCGCCGGCGCCGGTCACCGAGGCGAAGCAGCGGAAGCGGGAGAAGAGCCGCGGGCAGCTGCCCGCGCTGGTGGCCATCGGTATCGGCCTGCTGATCCTGCTGCAGGTCGCCGGGTTCGGCATCGCCGGGAAGCTGTTCTGGCCGCTGGTGTTCGCCGCGACCGGTCTGGCGCTGATCTGGCGGCAGGCCGACGAGAGCCAGAAGGACAAGTGGGCGCAGGACATCCGGGTCCCGATCCTCGGCCTGGTGCTCGGCAAGGGCGGCTGGAAGTCGCTGGTCCGGATCGCGGTCGGCCTGGTCCTGCTCGGTACGGCGGTCACGCTGTTCCTGGTCCAGAACGGCCGGCTCTCGATGGTCGGCGACGTACTGATCGCCCTGCTGCTGGCGGTCGTCGGGATCGGCGTGATCGCGGGCCCGTGGGTGCACCGGCTGACCCGGGACCTGAACTCCGAGCGCGCCGAACGGGTCCGCTCCCAGGAGCGCGCCGACATGGCCGCGCACCTGCACGACTCGGTTCTGCAGACGCTGGCGCTGATCCAGAAGCAGGCCGATGACCCGAAGGCGGTCGCCCGGCTGGCCCGGTCGCAGGAGCGCGAGCTGCGGTCCTGGCTGTACGACGAGGAACACGACGCCGACCAGACGATCGTCGGCGCCGCGAAGCAGGCCGCCGCCGAGGTCGAGGACTCGCACGGCGTACCGATCGAGGTGGTCACGGTCGGCGACTGCGACCTGAGCGAGCCGCTGGCGTCGATGGTCCGGGCCGCCCGGGAGTCCATGGTGAACGCGGCCAAGCACTCCGGTGCTGCGAAGATCGACGTGTTCGTCGAGGTGGACGGCGACCGGGTGGAGATGTTCGTCCGGGATCGCGGCAAGGGCTTCGAGGTGGACGAGGTCCCGGACGACCGGCTCGGCCTGCGGCACAGTGTGATGGGCAGAATGGAACGGCACGGCGGCCGCGCAACAGTGCGGTCCGATGCGGAGACTGGCACCGAGGTGCGACTGGAGATGGACAGATGA
- a CDS encoding ABC transporter permease, which yields MGFYIVRRLVSALSVIVATLVATFALFFVAPTDPAGAICGERNCTMQRYNEIKANLHLDEPKAEQFARFVKGIVVGRDFETSGVVQHCSVPCLGFSFKNDQPVTGLLATRLPVTASLVLGQAVIVLTVGVAAGAVAARHRGTIGDRMLMSGAMLVSAVPYYIVGLLAVLYLTVLHPILPRGGWTPPTHSLWKWAGGLVAPWLVQGLYGCTDYARFARGSMVESLGEDFIRTARAKGLPDWVVTYKHALRAGLIPVITIFGLDIAGSLSGAIFTEKLFDLPGLGVLSLDSVNNFDLPLIMGTVLLATVFLVALNLVVDITYSLIDPRVRLS from the coding sequence GTGGGGTTCTACATCGTCCGTCGCCTCGTGTCGGCGTTGAGCGTGATCGTGGCGACGTTGGTGGCGACGTTCGCGCTGTTCTTCGTCGCGCCGACCGACCCGGCGGGCGCGATCTGCGGCGAACGCAACTGCACGATGCAGCGGTACAACGAGATCAAGGCGAACCTGCACCTGGACGAGCCGAAGGCCGAGCAGTTCGCCCGGTTCGTGAAGGGCATCGTGGTCGGCCGCGACTTCGAGACCTCGGGGGTCGTGCAGCACTGCAGCGTGCCCTGCCTCGGGTTCTCGTTCAAGAACGACCAGCCGGTCACCGGTCTGCTGGCGACCAGGTTGCCGGTCACCGCGTCGCTGGTGCTCGGGCAGGCCGTGATCGTGCTGACCGTCGGCGTCGCGGCCGGTGCAGTCGCGGCGCGGCACCGCGGCACGATCGGTGACCGGATGCTGATGAGCGGTGCCATGCTTGTCAGCGCGGTGCCGTACTACATCGTCGGCCTGCTCGCGGTCCTGTACCTGACCGTGCTGCACCCGATCCTGCCCCGCGGCGGCTGGACACCACCGACGCACAGCCTGTGGAAATGGGCCGGCGGGCTGGTGGCGCCCTGGCTCGTCCAGGGGCTGTACGGGTGCACGGACTACGCGCGGTTCGCCCGTGGCTCGATGGTCGAGTCGCTCGGCGAGGACTTCATCCGGACTGCCCGGGCCAAGGGCCTGCCGGACTGGGTGGTCACCTACAAGCACGCGCTGCGGGCCGGGCTGATCCCGGTGATCACGATCTTCGGGCTGGACATCGCCGGCAGCCTGTCCGGCGCGATCTTCACCGAGAAACTGTTCGACCTGCCGGGTCTCGGCGTCTTGTCGCTGGACAGCGTGAACAACTTCGACCTGCCGTTGATCATGGGCACCGTGTTGCTGGCGACGGTGTTCCTGGTCGCATTGAACCTGGTGGTCGACATCACCTACAGCCTGATCGATCCGCGCGTCCGGCTGAGTTGA
- a CDS encoding aminopeptidase C translates to MERNLTADQLALFEKEFASNPQYRVMQNAVTQTPVNSIALDRQVVTSMDHSVSHLLDDWKVTNQKKSGRCWMFAGLNLLRVGAAGKLGVKDFEFSQNYVLFWDKFERANFFLEAIIETAGRDADDRTVAHLLSDPIGDGGQWNMFIAVVRKHGLVPKSAMPESESSSATAQLNDILRKLLRQGARDLRALDGDDARRDRKGEILTTVHRVLSIHLGTPPQKFLWQWKDTDKGFHRDGWITPTEFAAKYVQLPVDDYVCLVHDPRSTSPVGRTFTVDFLGNVIDAPPVVYLNVEIDLMKQLTQDAIVGGEPVWFGCDVGKQMNGDLGFWDAKLYDYAAVYDTEFTLDKAERLVHHETLMTHAMLFTGVDVVDGTPRRWRVENSWGDEKADSGFWTMNDSWFGEHVFEIAVRRSALPADLQARLDDEPIVLPAWDPMGALAD, encoded by the coding sequence ATGGAGCGGAATCTCACAGCCGATCAGCTCGCGCTCTTCGAGAAGGAGTTCGCGTCGAACCCGCAGTACCGGGTGATGCAGAACGCCGTCACGCAGACGCCGGTCAACAGCATTGCCCTGGATCGTCAGGTCGTCACGTCGATGGACCATTCGGTGTCCCATCTGCTGGACGACTGGAAGGTGACCAATCAGAAGAAGAGCGGCCGGTGCTGGATGTTCGCCGGACTGAACCTGCTTCGGGTCGGCGCCGCCGGGAAACTCGGCGTCAAGGACTTCGAGTTCTCGCAGAACTACGTGCTGTTCTGGGACAAGTTCGAGCGGGCCAACTTCTTCCTCGAGGCGATCATCGAGACCGCCGGCCGGGACGCCGACGACCGGACGGTGGCGCACCTGCTGTCCGACCCGATCGGTGACGGCGGCCAGTGGAACATGTTCATCGCGGTGGTCCGCAAGCACGGCCTGGTGCCGAAGTCCGCGATGCCGGAGAGCGAGAGCTCGTCGGCCACCGCGCAGCTGAACGACATCCTCCGCAAGCTGCTCCGGCAGGGCGCGCGCGACCTGCGGGCGCTGGACGGCGACGACGCCCGGCGCGACCGCAAGGGCGAGATCCTGACCACCGTGCACCGGGTGCTGAGCATCCACCTGGGCACGCCGCCGCAGAAGTTCCTGTGGCAGTGGAAGGACACCGACAAGGGCTTCCACCGCGACGGCTGGATCACCCCGACCGAGTTCGCTGCGAAGTACGTGCAGCTGCCGGTCGACGACTACGTCTGCCTGGTGCACGACCCGCGCTCGACCAGCCCGGTCGGCCGGACGTTCACCGTGGACTTCCTCGGCAACGTGATCGACGCGCCGCCGGTGGTGTACCTGAACGTCGAGATCGACCTGATGAAGCAGCTCACCCAGGACGCGATCGTCGGCGGCGAGCCGGTCTGGTTCGGCTGCGACGTCGGCAAGCAGATGAACGGTGACCTGGGCTTCTGGGACGCCAAGCTGTACGACTACGCCGCGGTGTACGACACCGAGTTCACGCTGGACAAGGCCGAGCGCCTGGTGCACCACGAAACGCTGATGACGCACGCGATGCTGTTCACCGGTGTCGACGTCGTGGACGGCACGCCGCGCCGCTGGCGGGTCGAGAACAGCTGGGGCGACGAGAAGGCCGACAGTGGCTTCTGGACCATGAACGACTCGTGGTTCGGCGAGCACGTCTTCGAGATCGCCGTACGCCGCTCCGCGCTGCCGGCCGACCTCCAGGCCCGCCTGGACGACGAGCCGATCGTCCTCCCGGCCTGGGACCCGATGGGCGCCCTCGCCGACTGA
- a CDS encoding extracellular solute-binding protein: MRSTVRRIAAPLTALVLAAALSSCGGSDSGSSGGKKSLTLWMYPVIADKAANDTYWKKVETDFEAANSTIDLKIEQQPWTDRDQKLAAAFSGKKGPDVLPMIPDQIPQYVVNGNLEPVDDVVSPLKDQFLPSAVPGLTVQGKVYGAPIYHTVTTTMYNKTVLAKAGIAKPPETWDEIKAAAPKLKAAGFQTLDYSASPEATLNLNFYPLLWQAGGKVFADDGKSVTFNQAPGLKALTFLKTLWDEDAIPKTALTAGNVAADSPLGKGKVAMSFSAVLADAGTVAKTWGAPNVEIGLPLKDEKQAALGLPGGLVVNAASANVDGAKKFLTFMMQPAQLDGLAKASGYYSPRSDAKSGLADPNAPKFAAALQYAVPGEPNPAARQIMSFLSTDIQAVLTGKKQPQEALDDAAKQANDLLSRQR; encoded by the coding sequence ATGAGATCCACCGTCCGCCGCATCGCGGCACCACTCACGGCGCTCGTCCTTGCCGCAGCGCTCAGCTCCTGCGGCGGCAGCGACAGCGGCAGCAGCGGGGGCAAGAAGAGCCTCACGCTCTGGATGTACCCGGTGATCGCCGACAAGGCGGCCAACGACACGTACTGGAAGAAGGTCGAGACCGACTTCGAGGCCGCCAACTCGACCATCGACCTGAAGATCGAGCAGCAGCCCTGGACCGACCGCGACCAGAAACTGGCGGCCGCGTTCTCCGGCAAGAAGGGCCCGGACGTGCTGCCGATGATCCCGGACCAGATCCCGCAGTACGTCGTGAACGGGAACCTGGAGCCGGTCGACGACGTGGTCAGCCCGCTCAAGGACCAGTTCCTGCCGTCGGCCGTACCGGGCCTGACCGTGCAGGGCAAGGTGTACGGCGCACCGATCTACCACACCGTCACCACGACGATGTACAACAAGACCGTCCTCGCCAAGGCCGGGATCGCCAAGCCGCCGGAGACCTGGGACGAGATCAAGGCCGCGGCGCCGAAGCTGAAGGCCGCCGGGTTCCAGACGCTGGACTACTCGGCCTCGCCGGAGGCGACGCTGAACCTGAACTTCTACCCGCTGCTCTGGCAGGCCGGCGGCAAGGTGTTCGCCGACGACGGCAAGAGCGTCACGTTCAACCAGGCGCCCGGGCTGAAGGCGCTGACCTTCCTGAAGACGCTGTGGGACGAGGACGCGATCCCGAAGACCGCGCTGACCGCGGGCAACGTGGCCGCCGACTCCCCGCTCGGCAAGGGCAAGGTCGCGATGTCGTTCAGCGCCGTACTCGCCGACGCCGGCACGGTCGCGAAGACCTGGGGGGCGCCGAACGTCGAGATCGGGCTGCCGCTGAAGGACGAGAAGCAGGCCGCGCTGGGCCTGCCGGGCGGTCTGGTGGTGAACGCGGCCTCGGCGAACGTCGACGGCGCGAAGAAGTTCCTCACGTTCATGATGCAGCCGGCCCAGCTCGACGGGCTGGCCAAGGCGTCCGGGTACTACTCGCCGCGCAGTGACGCGAAGTCCGGGCTCGCGGACCCGAACGCGCCGAAGTTCGCCGCCGCCCTGCAGTACGCCGTACCGGGCGAACCGAACCCGGCGGCGCGGCAGATCATGTCGTTCCTGAGCACGGACATCCAGGCCGTGCTGACCGGTAAGAAGCAGCCGCAGGAGGCGCTCGACGACGCCGCCAAACAGGCCAACGACCTCCTGTCGAGACAACGTTGA
- a CDS encoding carbohydrate ABC transporter permease, with product MGLLFVAPMLLLFLAFRFLPVIGALLLSLTDYRISGKWDFIALDNYKRLFSDGMFGDALVVTLTYTVIFVPLTVLLSLGTAVLLHRVVWSRGFFRGVFFLPYVTSIVLAAVIWKWIYDIQDGLLNSVLGLVHIGPIDFLSQSSTVLPSIAVTSAWKGFGYSMLILLAGLQAVPKSYLEAAMIDGAGTWQRFRYVTLPQLRPVLFFVLVIETIGAFQVFDAMYVMTGGGPVHASYSIVYFLYDSGFKYFDFGYASAIGLVLFLIVLIVSLVQRRLVGRDD from the coding sequence GTGGGCCTGCTGTTCGTCGCACCCATGCTGCTGTTGTTCCTGGCCTTCCGGTTCCTCCCGGTGATCGGCGCTCTGCTGCTCTCGCTGACCGACTACCGGATCAGCGGCAAGTGGGACTTCATCGCCCTCGACAACTACAAGCGCCTGTTCTCCGACGGCATGTTCGGCGACGCGCTCGTGGTCACGCTGACGTACACGGTGATCTTCGTCCCGCTGACCGTGCTGCTGTCGCTCGGCACCGCCGTACTGCTGCATCGCGTGGTGTGGAGCCGCGGGTTCTTCCGCGGCGTGTTCTTCCTGCCGTACGTGACAAGCATCGTGCTGGCCGCGGTGATCTGGAAGTGGATCTACGACATCCAGGACGGTCTGCTGAACTCGGTCCTCGGGCTGGTGCACATCGGCCCGATCGACTTCCTCAGCCAGTCGAGCACGGTGCTGCCGTCGATCGCGGTGACGTCGGCCTGGAAGGGTTTCGGGTACTCGATGCTGATCCTGCTCGCGGGCCTGCAGGCGGTACCGAAGTCGTACCTCGAAGCGGCGATGATCGACGGTGCGGGGACCTGGCAACGGTTCCGGTACGTGACGCTGCCGCAGCTGCGGCCGGTCCTGTTCTTCGTGCTGGTGATCGAGACCATCGGTGCGTTCCAGGTCTTCGACGCGATGTACGTGATGACCGGCGGCGGGCCCGTGCACGCCAGCTACTCGATCGTGTACTTCCTGTACGACAGCGGTTTCAAGTACTTCGACTTCGGCTACGCCAGCGCGATCGGTCTGGTGCTGTTCCTGATCGTGCTGATCGTCTCGCTCGTACAGCGCCGGCTCGTCGGGAGGGACGACTAG
- a CDS encoding cold-shock protein, which produces MVRGTVKWFNADKGYGFLAVDGQDDVFVHWSKIVSDGYKTLADGQPVEFQIVDGPKGREADAVTPV; this is translated from the coding sequence ATGGTGCGCGGCACCGTGAAGTGGTTCAACGCGGACAAGGGCTACGGCTTCCTGGCCGTCGACGGGCAGGACGACGTGTTCGTGCACTGGAGCAAGATCGTCTCCGACGGGTACAAGACGCTGGCGGACGGACAGCCGGTCGAGTTCCAGATCGTCGACGGGCCCAAGGGCCGGGAGGCCGACGCGGTCACCCCGGTCTGA
- a CDS encoding PspC domain-containing protein, with amino-acid sequence MEQNQTGPAGFDRNRLQNPQTWRRSRSDRWVAGVCGGIGRGLNIDPVLVRVLMAVLIISGPGLIFYLAAWALMPEEGSDRAPVQGLLGDRIRTDHPWFWPVVIGICVFAGIATMSSFKFGHFIPGPLIVIAIIWLISKHRKGNCAKNGRQRPQDSVPPANPGQPYTSQPYTSQPYTSQPYTSQPTTQPYSSAQDPSAQYPSAYGPPQTGPSASPAGPSSSATQRPQDRTVEPVQSVWTEDDPLGLYADEPAAGTRPPATSKPAGPPAKGMRGVKSIVVVLTGLAIAIAALAGATTSTMLVIGLATLGGGMLLGGFVGRTLGLLPLGILLAMGAVVSTVFTAVPRNFADTNYVAPQGQTITATGSSYQFDAGSVNLDLTKAKFAPGAKVEVHGGAGEVVVKLPANVDVKGQLSTEMGNVAFLNEDRSGHNAKLTLDDLGADAKPGEQVTLDLNLKLGSIKVERG; translated from the coding sequence ATGGAGCAGAACCAGACTGGACCCGCTGGGTTCGACCGCAACCGCCTGCAGAACCCCCAGACCTGGCGGCGCAGCAGGTCGGACCGCTGGGTCGCGGGCGTCTGCGGCGGTATCGGCCGCGGCCTGAACATCGACCCCGTGCTGGTCCGCGTGCTGATGGCCGTGCTGATCATCAGCGGACCCGGTCTGATCTTCTACCTCGCCGCCTGGGCGCTGATGCCCGAGGAGGGCAGCGACCGGGCCCCTGTGCAGGGCCTGCTCGGCGACCGGATCCGGACCGACCACCCGTGGTTCTGGCCGGTGGTGATCGGGATCTGCGTGTTCGCCGGGATCGCGACCATGTCGTCGTTCAAGTTCGGCCACTTCATCCCCGGCCCGCTGATCGTGATCGCGATCATCTGGCTGATCTCCAAGCACCGCAAGGGCAACTGCGCCAAGAACGGCCGGCAGCGGCCACAGGACTCCGTGCCGCCGGCGAACCCCGGCCAGCCGTACACCTCCCAGCCGTACACCTCCCAGCCGTACACCAGCCAGCCGTACACCTCCCAGCCGACGACCCAGCCGTACAGCTCCGCGCAGGACCCGTCGGCGCAGTACCCATCGGCATACGGGCCTCCGCAGACCGGTCCGTCGGCTTCCCCGGCGGGCCCGTCGTCCTCGGCCACACAGCGACCCCAGGACCGCACCGTCGAACCGGTCCAGTCTGTGTGGACCGAGGACGACCCCCTCGGCCTGTACGCCGACGAGCCGGCCGCCGGCACCCGTCCGCCGGCCACGAGCAAGCCGGCCGGGCCGCCCGCGAAGGGCATGCGCGGCGTCAAGTCGATCGTCGTCGTCCTGACCGGGCTGGCGATCGCGATCGCGGCGCTGGCCGGTGCGACCACGTCCACCATGCTGGTGATCGGCCTGGCCACGCTCGGCGGCGGCATGCTGCTCGGCGGGTTCGTCGGCCGGACGCTCGGCCTGCTCCCGCTCGGGATCCTGCTCGCGATGGGCGCGGTCGTCAGTACGGTCTTCACCGCCGTACCGCGGAACTTCGCCGACACGAACTACGTCGCGCCGCAAGGCCAGACGATCACCGCGACCGGGTCGAGCTACCAGTTCGACGCCGGGTCGGTGAACCTGGACCTGACCAAGGCGAAGTTCGCCCCCGGCGCCAAGGTCGAGGTCCACGGCGGCGCCGGCGAGGTGGTCGTCAAGCTCCCGGCGAACGTCGACGTGAAGGGGCAACTGTCCACCGAGATGGGAAACGTCGCCTTCCTCAACGAGGACCGCAGCGGCCATAATGCCAAGCTGACCCTGGACGACCTCGGCGCCGACGCGAAGCCCGGCGAGCAGGTCACCCTGGACCTGAACCTCAAACTCGGCAGCATCAAGGTGGAGCGCGGATGA